The following proteins are co-located in the Onychomys torridus chromosome 6, mOncTor1.1, whole genome shotgun sequence genome:
- the S100a16 gene encoding protein S100-A16, giving the protein MADCYTELEKAVVVLVENFYKYVSKHSLVKNKISKSGFRKMLQKELNHMLTDTGNRKAADKLIQNLDANHDGRISFDEYWTMIGGITSPMANLIRQQECQQEQQGSS; this is encoded by the exons ATGGCTGACTGCTACACAGAGCTGGAGAAGGCAGTTGTCGTCTTGGTGGAAAACTTCTACAAATATGTATCCAAGCACAGCCTGGTCAAGAACAAGATCAGCAAAAGCGGCTTCCGCAAGATGCTCCAGAAAGAGCTGAACCACATGCTGACG GACACAGGGAACCGAAAGGCAGCTGACAAACTCATCCAGAACCTGGATGCCAACCATGACGGCCGCATCAGCTTTGATGAATACTGGACCATGATAGGTGGGATCACCAGCCCCATGGCCAACCTCATCCGCCAGCAGGAGtgccagcaggagcagcagggcAGCAGCTAG